The following proteins come from a genomic window of Flavobacterium crocinum:
- a CDS encoding T9SS type B sorting domain-containing protein has product MRAALLLLLLFCSAISSSQGIIVDTTSLGIPELVRTELMQNGCSNESNFKFSSRQGIGKFTSTNPNFPISSGIIIRNGMAKYTEGSYTGINESSKLNNATDSDLQQISDSNGQIVPVTDVSFLQFDFTPLSSNFSFDFLFASNEYGEFQCGFSDVFAFILTDLTTGISTNLAVVPGTTTPVSVKNIRDQQYNSSCLSANATLFDRYNVANPAESAINMRGETKVLTASSTVIPNRTYRIKLAIGDYNDSNYDSAVFIKGGSFMTTMDLGPDRIICQGEKITLKSDLVGNFSYVWTLNGAVIPNETSNSLTVDKAGTYGVTATFSGCVVKDEVVINDLIIKNPKNLTACYNTTSTYQYDLTQNNLTELGIDPAKYSIYYFDSLASANVNEPIIPENQLKSYISSGNQTIYIKVVPVNDKTFFCNNLISFSLLVTNPINVVKPPDINVCANIFKNATADLTVQEAIILNGLNPNEYRIRYYNSETEANNARNNIADPKVFATSLSQSPKTILARIENISNPICYTTINFNVIVNPLPAVDTIPNVIACESYILPPITNGEYNTSVNGTGTKLNPGYVVTKGGTYYIYQGPTTNSCSNESSFNVTLIYEIGFKKEACGQFVVPRVPAGGFFTQPGGRGDSIPEGTVFTTSQTIYYYAIINGSVCRDIPVPFTVYPLPEIDKPDNVVTCDSYTLPALTNGNYFTLSGGLGKALKAGDKITSSQTVFVFANDGRCTNEHSFKIDIVNSPIFVPISRCGSFTLPSVAIGGYYESPGGQGKSIPVGTVITNSQTVYYYTATTTSPNCTENLKYVITIKPLPPVDTPANRLECARYVLPPLVNGNYFTRPNGGGTRLKAGDIITTTQTIYVYSVGPECTNEHSFTVQIKPLPLVDSFTDVVTCTAFQLPKLKNGKYYTATGGPHGLGTQLAEGTAINTTQTIYIYNEWADFTSCSNETFFKVNYLGIDVGNFSNINVCDSYTLPPLTLGNYYAQPGGKDSIIPAGTVLKTSQTVYVYAVSGTRLTCVSEKSFSVTISQTPVLSNTPDVAICESYTLPPLAIGNYYSGPNATGTLFAAGQKINTSQRLYIYAASATNSTCFAQDDFYITIYPLKNFSLQNGIICVDYQTGAVLNPVVLNSGINSPDYTVEWYFNNNKISTGPTYTATQEGVYTVVPVKNVPDVGNDCGYNPATVTVEKSSPAIATVTVSDEFEENIDIIVSLINGFGNYEYQLDDGDFQVNNVFKDVDSGEHAITVRDIKANCDNLILFAKVLKYPKFFTPNNDGYHDTWNIPDLADQPDAVITIFDRYGKFIKMIKPSGVGWDGNFNGSPLPSSDYWFQVTYIQNGVVQEFKAHFSLKR; this is encoded by the coding sequence ATGAGAGCGGCTCTACTTCTACTTTTATTATTTTGTTCGGCTATATCTTCATCACAAGGAATCATAGTCGATACTACGAGCTTGGGTATTCCTGAACTGGTACGAACAGAATTAATGCAGAATGGCTGTTCAAACGAAAGTAATTTTAAATTCTCCTCGCGTCAGGGAATCGGTAAATTCACAAGTACTAATCCAAACTTTCCTATTTCCAGCGGTATCATTATACGAAACGGAATGGCCAAATATACTGAAGGATCTTATACTGGTATCAATGAAAGCAGCAAACTGAATAATGCTACCGATAGCGATTTACAGCAAATCAGTGATAGCAACGGACAAATTGTACCTGTTACAGATGTCAGTTTTCTTCAGTTTGATTTTACGCCTTTATCAAGCAATTTTAGTTTTGATTTTCTGTTTGCCTCGAATGAATACGGTGAATTTCAATGCGGCTTTAGCGATGTTTTTGCTTTTATACTGACTGATTTAACAACGGGAATTTCTACCAATCTTGCCGTAGTTCCGGGAACAACGACTCCTGTATCGGTCAAGAATATTAGGGACCAGCAGTATAATTCGTCCTGTTTATCTGCCAATGCTACTTTATTTGATCGTTATAATGTTGCGAATCCTGCTGAGTCGGCTATCAATATGAGAGGTGAGACCAAAGTTTTAACAGCTTCTTCAACTGTAATTCCAAACAGAACTTATCGCATAAAATTGGCTATTGGCGATTATAACGACAGTAATTACGATTCGGCAGTTTTTATAAAAGGAGGCAGCTTTATGACTACTATGGATTTAGGTCCCGACAGAATCATTTGTCAAGGCGAAAAAATCACACTAAAGTCTGATTTAGTGGGGAATTTCAGTTATGTCTGGACACTAAACGGAGCAGTAATTCCAAATGAAACCAGCAATTCTTTGACAGTCGATAAAGCCGGAACTTATGGAGTAACAGCAACATTTTCCGGTTGTGTAGTTAAAGATGAAGTTGTAATTAATGATTTAATTATTAAAAACCCCAAAAACTTAACTGCCTGTTACAATACAACCAGTACTTATCAATATGATTTAACCCAAAACAACTTAACTGAATTAGGCATTGATCCCGCTAAATATTCGATTTATTATTTTGATTCTTTAGCTTCCGCTAATGTCAACGAACCAATTATCCCTGAAAATCAGTTAAAATCTTATATCAGTTCCGGCAATCAAACTATTTATATAAAAGTGGTACCTGTTAATGATAAAACTTTCTTTTGTAACAATCTAATTTCATTCAGTTTATTAGTAACGAATCCTATCAATGTTGTAAAACCTCCAGACATCAATGTTTGTGCTAACATTTTTAAAAATGCAACCGCTGATTTAACTGTTCAGGAAGCCATTATCTTAAATGGATTAAATCCTAATGAATACAGAATCAGATATTACAACAGCGAAACAGAGGCTAACAACGCCAGAAACAACATTGCAGATCCTAAAGTTTTTGCGACATCTTTGTCACAATCACCTAAAACTATTTTGGCACGTATTGAAAATATTTCCAATCCAATTTGTTATACAACAATAAATTTCAATGTAATTGTTAATCCACTTCCTGCTGTGGATACAATTCCGAATGTAATTGCGTGCGAAAGCTATATTCTGCCGCCAATTACAAATGGGGAATATAATACATCAGTAAACGGAACGGGAACTAAACTTAATCCCGGATATGTTGTCACCAAAGGTGGCACTTATTATATCTATCAGGGTCCTACAACAAACAGCTGTAGCAACGAAAGCAGTTTTAATGTCACGCTGATTTATGAAATTGGTTTTAAAAAAGAAGCCTGTGGCCAATTTGTCGTTCCAAGAGTACCTGCAGGCGGTTTTTTCACTCAGCCAGGAGGGCGTGGAGATTCTATTCCGGAAGGAACTGTGTTTACAACAAGTCAGACTATTTATTATTATGCTATAATTAACGGATCTGTGTGTCGTGACATTCCAGTACCTTTTACAGTTTATCCTCTGCCCGAAATAGATAAACCTGACAATGTTGTGACTTGCGATTCGTATACACTTCCAGCTTTAACAAACGGAAATTATTTTACTTTATCAGGCGGTTTAGGCAAAGCTTTGAAAGCGGGAGACAAAATAACTTCCAGTCAGACGGTATTTGTTTTTGCAAATGACGGAAGATGCACCAACGAGCATTCATTTAAAATTGATATTGTAAATTCTCCCATTTTTGTTCCAATTTCAAGATGCGGCAGTTTCACATTACCTTCAGTTGCCATTGGCGGTTATTATGAAAGTCCGGGAGGTCAGGGTAAAAGCATTCCGGTCGGAACTGTTATTACCAATTCACAAACGGTGTACTATTATACAGCAACTACAACTTCTCCCAATTGTACCGAAAATCTTAAATATGTAATTACTATAAAACCACTTCCTCCTGTAGATACTCCGGCGAATAGACTGGAATGTGCTCGCTATGTTTTACCTCCATTGGTAAACGGCAACTATTTTACAAGACCCAATGGTGGCGGAACACGACTAAAAGCAGGTGACATTATAACCACAACACAAACTATTTATGTGTATTCAGTTGGTCCTGAATGTACAAATGAACATAGTTTTACTGTTCAAATAAAACCTCTTCCACTCGTTGACAGTTTTACTGATGTAGTAACATGTACAGCGTTTCAGCTTCCAAAACTTAAAAACGGAAAATACTACACAGCTACTGGAGGTCCGCATGGCTTGGGAACCCAGTTAGCAGAAGGAACTGCCATCAACACCACGCAGACTATTTATATTTACAACGAATGGGCTGATTTTACTTCCTGTAGTAATGAAACTTTCTTTAAAGTAAATTACCTCGGAATAGATGTTGGCAATTTCAGTAACATAAATGTTTGCGACAGTTATACTTTACCTCCACTAACATTGGGAAATTATTATGCACAACCAGGTGGAAAAGACTCCATTATTCCGGCAGGAACTGTATTAAAAACCTCGCAGACCGTTTATGTTTATGCCGTTTCAGGCACACGTCTGACCTGTGTTAGCGAAAAGAGTTTTTCGGTTACTATTTCTCAGACTCCCGTTTTAAGTAACACACCTGATGTTGCTATTTGCGAAAGCTACACTTTACCTCCTTTAGCTATCGGAAATTATTACAGTGGTCCAAATGCAACCGGAACTTTATTTGCTGCTGGTCAAAAAATAAATACCAGCCAAAGATTATATATCTACGCCGCCTCAGCCACAAATTCTACTTGTTTTGCTCAGGATGATTTTTACATTACTATTTATCCTTTAAAAAATTTCTCCTTACAAAACGGAATCATCTGCGTGGATTATCAAACTGGAGCAGTATTAAATCCTGTTGTATTGAATTCAGGAATTAATTCACCGGATTATACGGTTGAGTGGTATTTTAACAACAACAAAATAAGTACAGGACCAACATATACTGCAACTCAGGAAGGTGTTTATACTGTTGTTCCCGTAAAAAATGTACCAGATGTTGGTAACGACTGCGGGTACAATCCGGCGACTGTAACCGTAGAAAAATCGAGTCCGGCTATTGCAACCGTAACAGTGTCGGATGAATTTGAAGAGAATATCGATATTATCGTGAGCCTAATTAATGGTTTTGGAAACTATGAATACCAGCTGGATGACGGCGATTTTCAAGTCAACAATGTATTTAAAGATGTTGATTCAGGAGAACACGCTATCACAGTAAGGGACATTAAAGCAAATTGCGACAATCTTATTTTATTTGCCAAAGTGCTTAAATATCCTAAGTTTTTCACTCCAAACAATGATGGTTACCATGATACCTGGAACATTCCCGATCTTGCAGATCAGCCAGATGCGGTTATTACAATTTTCGACCGTTATGGTAAATTTATCAAAATGATTAAACCTTCTGGCGTCGGCTGGGATGGAAATTTCAATGGCAGTCCGCTTCCTTCTTCTGATTATTGGTTTCAGGTTACTTATATCCAAAATGGTGTGGTTCAAGAATTCAAAGCACATTTTAGTTTGAAACGATAA